A single region of the Halorubrum depositum genome encodes:
- a CDS encoding MFS transporter has product MNANDRSLVRFTSLAHGMFHTYELSIPLFVGLWMAEFDVSAAVIGTVIGAGYAFIGLGAPVSGILSDRFSSRRLILISIAGMGIGFGIVALSRGVVSLGAAVLLWGCFASVYHPAGLSLISRTADARGSVFAYHGVGGNVGTAFGPLLTALLLMVADWRLAAGALSAVALLVGLAGTRIEFELGEAEDAGETGSIADELRQTARDSRTLFATAFAVALVAVLLYGTYYRGLLTFLPDVLAESPALQSFELLDQTVQPAQYVYTALLTVGIGGQYVGGRLTDRVSSTTAFFGFFAVLAGLAAAFPFVRELGTVALVGACLLLGFFVYGTAPIYQVVVAENADEAVQGLSYGFTYLAMFGVGALGASLAGFVLTHATSAVLFFLLAGIAGLGGAAVLLLMRL; this is encoded by the coding sequence ATGAACGCGAACGATCGGTCGCTCGTGCGATTCACCTCTCTCGCCCACGGGATGTTTCACACGTACGAACTCTCGATACCGCTCTTCGTCGGGCTCTGGATGGCCGAATTCGACGTCTCGGCGGCCGTCATCGGCACCGTCATCGGCGCCGGCTACGCGTTCATCGGCCTCGGCGCGCCGGTGAGCGGGATCCTCTCGGACCGGTTCAGCTCGCGGCGACTGATCTTGATCTCCATCGCGGGAATGGGGATCGGGTTCGGGATCGTGGCGCTCTCGCGCGGCGTGGTCTCGCTCGGCGCCGCCGTGCTCCTGTGGGGCTGTTTCGCGAGCGTCTACCACCCCGCGGGGCTCTCGCTCATCAGCCGCACCGCGGACGCCCGCGGCTCGGTGTTCGCGTATCACGGCGTGGGCGGCAACGTCGGGACGGCGTTCGGCCCGCTCCTCACGGCGCTGTTGCTCATGGTCGCCGACTGGCGGCTCGCGGCCGGCGCGCTGTCGGCCGTGGCCCTGCTCGTCGGGCTGGCCGGGACGCGGATCGAGTTCGAGCTCGGCGAGGCCGAGGACGCGGGCGAGACGGGGTCGATCGCCGACGAGCTCCGACAGACCGCTCGTGACTCCCGCACCCTGTTCGCGACCGCGTTCGCGGTCGCGCTCGTCGCGGTGCTGTTGTACGGCACGTACTACCGCGGCCTGTTGACGTTCCTTCCCGACGTCCTCGCCGAGTCCCCGGCGCTCCAGTCCTTCGAGCTGCTCGATCAGACCGTCCAGCCGGCCCAGTACGTGTACACCGCCCTCCTGACCGTCGGCATCGGCGGCCAGTACGTGGGCGGGCGGCTGACCGACCGCGTCTCCAGCACGACCGCCTTCTTCGGCTTCTTCGCTGTCTTGGCCGGCCTCGCGGCGGCGTTCCCGTTCGTCCGGGAGCTCGGCACCGTCGCGCTCGTCGGCGCCTGTCTCCTGCTCGGCTTCTTCGTGTACGGCACGGCCCCGATATACCAGGTCGTCGTTGCCGAGAACGCCGACGAAGCGGTGCAGGGGCTCTCGTACGGCTTCACGTACCTCGCGATGTTCGGCGTCGGCGCCCTCGGCGCGTCGCTCGCGGGGTTCGTGCTCACGCACGCGACGAGCGCCGTGCTGTTCTTCCTCCTCGCCGGGATCGCCGGGCTCGGCGGCGCCGCGGTGTTGCTGTTGATGCGGCTGTAG
- a CDS encoding IclR family transcriptional regulator, with product MEKELKSVAKTTETSLRVMDALRENDGMTIAELSEYLGLAPSTVHRHLATLKKHGYVVRDGDVYALGLQFLTVGGQIQRRVTAYPMIKEKVDALADETGERAQFIVEENGERVYLYTEVGQSAVQTGAHVGKRGAIHTSAAGKAILAAYDRDRVEAIVDAHGLDAGHDAITTREDLFAELDGIRERGYAFNRQETTAGVHAIGAAVVAGGEVVGALSVSGPANRITGDRFTEALPERILGAVNELELHIEHSV from the coding sequence ATGGAAAAAGAACTCAAATCGGTCGCTAAAACGACTGAAACGTCGTTACGGGTGATGGATGCGCTGCGCGAAAACGACGGGATGACGATCGCCGAGTTATCCGAGTATCTCGGATTGGCCCCGAGCACGGTCCACCGCCACCTCGCGACGCTGAAGAAACACGGGTACGTCGTCCGCGACGGCGACGTGTACGCGCTCGGCCTCCAGTTCCTCACGGTCGGCGGGCAGATCCAGCGCCGCGTGACGGCCTACCCCATGATCAAGGAGAAGGTCGACGCCCTCGCCGACGAGACGGGCGAACGGGCGCAGTTCATCGTCGAGGAGAACGGCGAGCGGGTGTACCTCTACACCGAAGTCGGACAGAGCGCCGTTCAGACGGGCGCCCACGTCGGAAAGCGCGGCGCGATCCACACGAGCGCGGCGGGGAAGGCGATCCTCGCGGCGTACGACCGCGACCGGGTCGAGGCGATAGTCGACGCGCACGGACTCGACGCCGGCCACGACGCCATCACGACCCGCGAGGACCTGTTCGCGGAGCTGGACGGGATCCGTGAGCGCGGCTACGCGTTCAACCGACAGGAGACGACGGCGGGCGTCCACGCGATCGGTGCGGCCGTGGTCGCCGGCGGCGAGGTGGTCGGCGCGCTGAGCGTCTCCGGGCCCGCCAACCGGATCACCGGCGACCGCTTCACCGAGGCGCTCCCCGAACGGATCCTCGGCGCGGTCAACGAGCTGGAGCTCCACATCGAACACTCGGTGTGA